The proteins below come from a single Tenuifilum thalassicum genomic window:
- a CDS encoding menaquinone biosynthesis decarboxylase, producing MAYNSLNDFISILEANGELVRIKGFVDPDLEIAEITDRQSKLPGGGKALLFENTGTKFPVLTNAFGSHKRICLALGVEELEMVREKISQLFELLSKPKNSIWDKLEALPQLGQMSSWIPTLKSGKGVCQEVIHQNPDLGALPVLKCWPFDGGRFVTLPMVHTKHPETGVRNIGMYRMQILDGTHTGMHWHMHKTGAKHFQEYKRLKKLMPVAVTLGGDPSYTYAATAPVPENIDEYLLAGFLRNKKVKLVKCLTVDLEVPEDVDFVIEGYVDPSDEPVWEGPFGDHTGFYSLADWYARFTVTCITHRKKAIYPATIVGVPPMEDAYIAKATERIFLEPIRKAILPELEDMVLPAEGVAHNIALVKIKDEFKGQAYRVMNALWGAGQMMFNKILVAFPNSLDLNNGMELLRHIFNVVNPETDIYFGKGPLDVLDHSSNQFAFGSKLFIDATSERKSLNKLEVNVDELVLKLNEISEQIVKSNVSLVNEDVPVAIISVNKKEVGDWKTFKEKLTASDALNGIKGVVLVDMDDVIDDLSVVLWYVSGNVDPQRDVSMVLNGGEDWRIIIDGTKKAYPSDKFPRLWPNIVSMDTKTIELVDKKWESYGIGEFVKSPSLKFQKLIVGSDAVVRYF from the coding sequence ATGGCATATAATTCATTGAATGATTTTATATCGATTCTTGAGGCGAATGGGGAGCTGGTTAGGATTAAGGGGTTTGTCGACCCCGATCTTGAGATTGCAGAAATAACCGATAGGCAGTCGAAATTACCTGGTGGTGGTAAGGCTTTACTTTTTGAAAATACTGGAACTAAATTCCCTGTGCTTACCAATGCATTTGGTTCCCATAAAAGGATTTGCCTTGCACTTGGTGTTGAAGAACTTGAGATGGTAAGAGAAAAAATTTCGCAACTTTTCGAACTTCTTTCAAAACCTAAAAACTCGATATGGGATAAACTTGAGGCGCTCCCACAACTAGGTCAAATGTCATCATGGATTCCTACTCTAAAATCAGGTAAAGGGGTATGCCAGGAAGTAATACATCAGAACCCCGATCTTGGTGCTCTTCCTGTTCTAAAATGCTGGCCTTTTGATGGAGGACGTTTTGTTACCTTGCCCATGGTTCACACAAAACATCCCGAAACGGGTGTTCGAAATATCGGTATGTACAGGATGCAGATTCTGGATGGTACTCACACTGGTATGCATTGGCATATGCACAAAACAGGAGCAAAGCATTTTCAGGAGTATAAACGATTAAAAAAGCTAATGCCAGTGGCCGTTACGCTAGGAGGAGACCCGTCGTACACCTATGCTGCAACTGCCCCCGTACCTGAAAATATTGATGAATACCTGCTTGCTGGCTTTTTAAGGAATAAGAAGGTTAAACTTGTTAAATGTTTAACCGTAGATTTAGAAGTGCCCGAAGATGTCGATTTTGTTATTGAAGGATATGTTGACCCTAGCGACGAACCGGTTTGGGAGGGCCCTTTTGGCGATCATACGGGTTTTTACTCTTTGGCCGATTGGTATGCTCGATTTACAGTTACTTGTATAACCCATAGGAAGAAAGCCATCTATCCTGCAACTATTGTTGGAGTACCTCCAATGGAAGACGCTTATATCGCTAAGGCTACTGAACGAATATTCCTAGAACCAATACGTAAAGCAATATTGCCTGAACTTGAAGACATGGTGCTTCCAGCAGAAGGCGTTGCTCACAATATTGCTCTTGTTAAAATAAAGGATGAGTTTAAAGGACAGGCCTATCGAGTTATGAACGCACTTTGGGGAGCAGGTCAAATGATGTTTAATAAAATTCTTGTTGCTTTTCCTAACTCTCTGGACCTAAATAATGGAATGGAGTTGCTTAGGCATATTTTTAATGTAGTCAATCCAGAAACTGATATCTATTTTGGTAAAGGACCTCTCGATGTGCTTGATCACTCATCAAACCAATTTGCTTTTGGAAGCAAACTTTTTATTGATGCAACATCCGAAAGAAAATCCCTTAATAAGTTAGAGGTAAATGTTGATGAGCTAGTTCTGAAACTAAATGAAATTTCTGAACAGATTGTAAAGTCAAATGTTTCCTTAGTAAATGAGGATGTTCCAGTAGCAATTATATCAGTAAACAAGAAAGAGGTTGGTGATTGGAAAACCTTTAAAGAAAAGCTGACTGCTAGTGATGCACTTAATGGGATTAAGGGAGTAGTTCTTGTAGACATGGACGATGTAATAGATGATTTATCGGTTGTTCTATGGTATGTGTCTGGTAATGTTGACCCTCAACGTGATGTTTCAATGGTATTAAATGGTGGAGAGGATTGGAGAATTATTATTGATGGTACAAAAAAAGCTTATCCTAGCGACAAGTTCCCTAGATTATGGCCCAATATTGTATCGATGGATACCAAAACTATTGAACTGGTCGATAAGAAATGGGAATCATATGGCATAGGTGAATTTGTTAAATCGCCTTCATTAAAATTCCAAAAACTTATAGTAGGCAGTGATGCCGTAGTTCGATATTTTTAG
- the eno gene encoding phosphopyruvate hydratase yields MGQIVSIHAREILDSRGNPTVEVDVLTESGYFGRAAVPSGASTGVHEAVELRDGDKGRYLGKGVQKAVNNVNTIIADELVGMHVLDQQLIDETMIKLDGTPNKGNLGANAILGVSLAVAHAAAQMTGQPLFRYVGGVNARTLPIPLMNILNGGSHADNSIDFQEFMIMPVGAQSFTEAIRMGAEVFHNLKSVLKGLGYSTNVGDEGGFAPNLKSNEEAITVILQAIEKAGYKPGEDVFIALDPASSEYYLPEEKVYHLHKSTGDKLTPAQMVDYWKTWVDKYPIISIEDGMAEDDWEGWKLMTQTLGDRIQLVGDDLFVTNTQRLQRGIDEGVANSILIKVNQIGTLTETINAVRLADVHSMTSIMSHRSGETEDTTIAHLAVALNTGLIKTGSASRSDRIAKYNQLMRIEEMLGDAAIYPGKNFKYIKK; encoded by the coding sequence GTGAGATTCTAGACTCTAGGGGCAATCCAACTGTAGAAGTTGATGTTTTAACTGAAAGTGGTTATTTTGGTCGTGCTGCTGTTCCCAGTGGTGCTTCTACTGGTGTACACGAGGCTGTTGAACTACGTGATGGCGATAAGGGCCGTTACCTTGGCAAGGGCGTTCAGAAGGCTGTTAATAATGTGAATACTATCATAGCCGATGAGCTTGTTGGAATGCATGTACTAGACCAGCAGCTTATCGATGAAACCATGATTAAACTTGATGGAACTCCTAATAAAGGTAATCTTGGTGCGAATGCTATTCTTGGGGTTTCACTTGCTGTGGCTCATGCTGCTGCTCAAATGACCGGACAACCCCTATTCCGCTATGTTGGTGGCGTAAACGCTCGTACTCTTCCTATTCCTTTGATGAATATCCTTAATGGAGGTTCGCATGCCGATAATAGCATCGACTTCCAGGAGTTTATGATTATGCCTGTTGGTGCTCAATCTTTTACTGAGGCCATTAGGATGGGTGCAGAGGTTTTCCACAATCTTAAATCAGTTCTTAAAGGACTTGGTTATTCTACTAACGTAGGTGATGAGGGTGGTTTTGCTCCTAATCTTAAATCAAACGAAGAAGCTATCACCGTTATACTTCAGGCTATTGAAAAGGCTGGTTACAAACCAGGCGAAGATGTGTTTATTGCCCTAGACCCAGCGTCATCGGAATACTACCTCCCCGAAGAGAAAGTTTACCATCTACATAAGTCAACAGGCGATAAGCTAACCCCTGCTCAAATGGTTGACTATTGGAAAACTTGGGTTGACAAGTATCCTATCATTTCTATTGAGGATGGTATGGCCGAAGACGATTGGGAAGGTTGGAAGCTAATGACTCAAACCTTGGGCGATCGCATTCAACTTGTTGGCGACGACCTGTTTGTTACAAATACTCAGCGTTTACAAAGAGGTATTGATGAGGGTGTAGCCAATAGTATCCTTATCAAGGTTAACCAAATTGGTACTTTAACTGAAACTATCAATGCTGTTCGCCTTGCCGATGTGCATTCGATGACTTCAATCATGAGTCACCGCTCTGGAGAAACCGAGGATACTACTATTGCGCATTTAGCAGTTGCGCTTAATACTGGTTTAATCAAAACTGGTTCTGCATCACGTTCTGATAGGATTGCTAAGTATAACCAGCTTATGCGTATTGAGGAGATGCTTGGAGATGCCGCAATTTATCCTGGCAAAAACTTTAAGTACATAAAAAAATAG